From the genome of Spinacia oleracea cultivar Varoflay chromosome 2, BTI_SOV_V1, whole genome shotgun sequence, one region includes:
- the LOC130467727 gene encoding uncharacterized protein: protein MANNNDLAAAIRLLAEKLAQERTERPDSAGDMFERFAKVKPPYFKGQADPTFLERWIREFEKLFWAVNCPENMKVGQAVLYLKDEADLWWKENRTKLSVVEGFNWDSFVVALREKFYPPFITKRKAQEFINLGMGSMTIAEYYSKFIAMSRIAPEVVATEEIKAQRFEQGLTDEFQLGLGGEIFTSLDNVYERTVHIYGLQSIRDAKNVVGEKRKEFNVQENQGNFKRNMNENRNENGNGNFRGGNSQGHNNRSKSERVYHCKRCNNNHPGKDCKGKLVNCHYCQKRGHREFECFIKHRKEQNSNGGGNQERFNQSGDQNSKPGGAQNNQENYNKPANDNNNQDKAPGKLFMMSRNEAERSADVVHGGEFSVGDF, encoded by the coding sequence atggccaacaataatgacctagctgctgctattcgcctcttggcggaaaaactagcccaggaaagaactgagcgccccgattctgcaggggacatgtttgaaaggtttgcgaaagttaagccaccatacttcaaggggcaagcagacccgaccttcctagaacgctggattagggagtttgaaaaaCTATTTTGGGCGGTAAATTGtcctgaaaatatgaaagtaggccaagctgtcctttacctaaaagatgaggccgatctatggtggaaagaaaatagaactaagctaagtgttgttgaaggatttaattgggactcatttgttgttgcattgagggaaaagttttatcctccttttataacaaaacgaaaagcgcaggaattcataaaccttgggatggggagtatgaccatcgctgaatattatagcaaatttatagcgatGTCGAGGATCGCACCTGAAGTTGTAGCCACAGAAgagataaaggctcagaggtttgagcaagggttgaccgatgagttccagttgggattaggtggagaaatctttacctctttagataatgtgtatgAGAGAACCGTTCATATTTACGGTTTGCAGTCCATAAGGGACgcgaaaaatgttgttggggagaaaagaaaagagtttaatgtccaggaaaaccaagggaatttcaagaggaatatgaatgagaataggaatgaaaatggaaatggaaattttcgaggaggaaacagtcaggggcacaacaataggagtaaatccgagagagtgtatcactgcaagaggtgcaacaataaccaccctgggaaggactgtaaaggaaaattggtgaattgccactattgtcagaaaagggggcatagagagtttgagtgcttcattaagcacagaaaggaacaaaatagtaatggaggtgggaaccaagagaggtttaaccagtctggagatcaaaattcaaagcctggaggggcacaaaacaatcaagagaactataataagcctgcaaatgataacaacaaccaggataaggctccgggcaaactattcatgatgagtagaaatgaagctgaacgttctgcagacgtagttcatg